One Stratiformator vulcanicus genomic window, GTGCGGACGAGCTCGCCCCAGCCCCCATCCGGAAAATGCCGCCCGACGGTGTTCTTCCCGACCCTCATCCGCCGACGAAAATCGAGATGCGTCATCGCCACCCCCGGCAACCCCACATACTCCTGCATCTTCCGAATCAACGTCGCCCGCGTGTATCGCATCGTCTCGTCCGGCTGGGGTGAAGTGTCACCTATACCGAACCGGTTGCGCGGCGAGAGAAGCTGTCAGCTATCAGCCGTCAGCTTCATTGCTTGCTGAGAGCCGACAGCCGACAGCTGATAGCCGCACGAGTCAGCATGAGCCGCTTGGGCGCTGGCCCCGGTTGCGTGGGGGAAACTGTCGGCTTTCCCTGATGAGCGAATCGCTGAGAGCCGGTCGCCAGGAGTTCGAACAGGGGTGGCCTACCCGCCCCTCCGGCGGGCATGAGCGTCCGGCCCGATCACGTCCAGGCCGTCGAGGAATGATGGCACCTCCGCCCTCATGCCCACCTCAGGGTGGGCATGCCACCCGCCGGGGGCGGCTCGCCCCCGCAGAGTGCGCTTCACTGGCAGCTTGCACGGTTTCCACTTCGACCGTCCCCTCGTCACGGATTGCCTCACGGAATCGACTGCCATCGGTTTGGTTAAACCAACGCCGGAGCCGTATGGAAACGCTGCAACCTGCAAGTCAGCCACCAGATGCGCGGGCAAGCTGCCCCCGGCACCCGCGCTCGTTATCCAGAATGAAAATGGTCAAAGCCAGCCCGGCTGCGGACACCGCGACCGCGGGTGGCCCGGCCGATTCTCGGCCGGGTGCCGAAAGGCACAAGATGTCGTTCGAGAACCTCCCGTTGTATTCGAGACGGATCAGTCAGTGGAACGGTTTCGAACAACATCCCGTCGCTTCGCGACCCGGCCGTGTTCACGGCCGGGCCACCCGCGGTGGCATAACCTGTGCAACGCTCACTCGGACCGGCATGCTGAACACAGCACTGCGGGACGAGCCCGCAGTGGCACCTGGCGCGGCAACTACTCTGACATCTCCGAAAACAATTTTGTCGCAGCGGTCTGAATCTCGTCTGGAGTCAATTCACACAATTTCGTTGAGATACCCCACTCATGCCCGAATGGATCACGAACGCGCGCAAATCTTTCGCCCCAGAACATGTCAACTGGGGCCATTAAAACGGTTGAGTCATTATCTATCATGGTTTTGACCATCGCGTCGCAATCATTAACGTACAGATGGATCGCGACAGTTGTGCCACCAAGTCGTGCGGGGCTTGGAGTGCCGCCGTGTCCTGGAAGCTCCTCACTTACAAAGAACCGTGCGCTGCCGATACGAAATTCGCAGTGCATCACACGCCCATCCGGCATATTAAGGAGCAAGTGCGGATCAACTCTGAACACGCGCGAGTAGAACGCGACAGCCTTTGCGGCGTCCGTGATGCTTAGGTATGGGACGAATTCGCATGTCGGAGATGACTGCATATTGAACGAAACAATCTGGGTATTAAATGTGATGTAGGCTTAGCGGCATAACTAGTGTTTATCAGGAATGATTCCGAATAACGTGCGCACGTTATTCGGAACAAACTTGGCCGAAACCGGCCGGGCAGCGGCGGGTGGCTGGGGACGGGCGCGATTAAGAACAATGCTCATTTTGCGTGGTTGCCTTCGCCAATCTCAAACCGCCCGCCCCCAGTCTGTGGTTTGATCGTGGTCGACGTCTTGCATTGCAGTCACCACCCCGCGCTCAACTGGGGGCGACTAAAGGGTCGTCCCCAGCCACCCGCCGTTCGAGAACCTCCCGGTGTATTCGAGGCGGATAAGTCAGCGGAACGGTTTCGAACAACATCCCGTCGCTTTGCGACCCGGCCGTGTTCACGGCCGGGCCACGGCGAACGACTTCAATTTCATGAATCCGCGCGGCCCGCGGCTCCGTGTGCAACGCATTGTTCTGCATCCTCTGAGGTGCCAGACAAGCCTGCGCCATCGACGAGATTGGGCATCAGGGCGAAGAATTGATCACACCGGTCAATTACCGTTGCCATGTCGTCCGTTCGGAAAACTTCGGTGTGCAATTGGTCGCAGCAAAATGTTGCACAGTCGATTGCCGTCCGTTCCCAAAGCCGTTTGCACGGCCATGTTTTCAAGACGGTTGCGAACGGCGCGGAACATTTGTGCGAACGTAGACGGTCGTTGATATTTGTAGCGAATCCAACCTTGAAACGACCGGGATCGTGTTCCGGTTCGAGTTGGATTAGATAAAAGACACCGTAGTCAATCCCCGGCGTAGTTCCATCATCGTCAGATTCGTCAGCGCCAGCGGTTTGTCTCGAAGCAACATCGGTTTGGAGGGTTTGAAAGTCATCCATCGAGATGTACGCGATGGCCTGCCCATTGTGATTCGCACTCTGTTCCTTGAAGGTTTCGATCCCAAGTCGGCGAAGGATCTTGAAGACGGCCTGTTTCCCGTAGCCGACCGCGTGAGCGGCATCGATCACTGAGATTTGGTCGTCAATCATGTGTAATGTCGTGCCTTGGATGCAGAACGACGGCTGTAACGGGGCCGCTGCCAAAAAGTTATGATTTCAAAACTGGTGTTATCGGCGGCTCCCGTTCATCGCTTGGTTATCCCGCCATTCTCGCAACACGTCTTCCAGTGCCACGACGGGAATGGACTGAAGGTCGCGGTTGTTGCGCCAGCAAATACAAATGCAGTCGGCATCCAAATCGTGACCATGTTGAATGTAGTTTGAGCTTTCGTATTCGAACTCCGCAAGAATGATTTCGCCGTTTCGTTCCAATTCTGCATCGGGAAAATC contains:
- a CDS encoding VOC family protein, producing the protein MQSSPTCEFVPYLSITDAAKAVAFYSRVFRVDPHLLLNMPDGRVMHCEFRIGSARFFVSEELPGHGGTPSPARLGGTTVAIHLYVNDCDAMVKTMIDNDSTVLMAPVDMFWGERFARVRDPFGHEWGISTKLCELTPDEIQTAATKLFSEMSE
- a CDS encoding GIY-YIG nuclease family protein, translated to MIDAAHAVGYGKQAVFKILRRLGIETFKEQSANHNGQAIAYISMDDFQTLQTDVASRQTAGADESDDDGTTPGIDYGVFYLIQLEPEHDPGRFKVGFATNINDRLRSHKCSAPFATVLKTWPCKRLWERTAIDCATFCCDQLHTEVFRTDDMATVIDRCDQFFALMPNLVDGAGLSGTSEDAEQCVAHGAAGRADS